A genome region from Defluviimonas aquaemixtae includes the following:
- a CDS encoding Tll0287-like domain-containing protein has protein sequence MLTLLVAQVGFPIAEARAQSGADADLQTALKLASLLRSARTVIASNQDVINDPAGGDKGLTGDRVLAEATESYLASNGTTPLHDGQDEREARLISAQMAAIGEVMEANQATINQDGVGFKGFVPAVFGRLVNERFAELVGDEAVIKVTAPPELIRNRKARPDDWETGVIRADLSASDWPEGQVFAAEAEKDGRPAYRVLVPEYYGEGCLACHGEPKGEIDVTGYPKEGGRLGDLGGVISISLFR, from the coding sequence TTGCTCACGCTTTTGGTCGCACAGGTAGGTTTCCCGATTGCGGAGGCGAGGGCACAGTCCGGTGCGGATGCGGACCTGCAAACCGCGTTGAAGCTGGCATCCCTGCTGCGATCGGCCCGGACGGTGATCGCCTCGAACCAGGATGTCATCAACGATCCGGCGGGCGGCGACAAGGGGCTGACCGGCGACCGCGTTCTTGCCGAGGCGACGGAATCCTATCTGGCGTCGAACGGAACCACGCCGCTCCACGACGGCCAGGACGAACGCGAAGCGCGGCTCATTTCCGCGCAGATGGCGGCAATAGGCGAGGTGATGGAAGCCAATCAGGCGACGATCAACCAGGACGGAGTGGGATTCAAGGGTTTCGTGCCGGCGGTGTTCGGGCGCCTGGTGAACGAACGTTTCGCCGAGCTTGTCGGCGATGAGGCTGTGATCAAAGTCACAGCGCCGCCCGAACTGATCCGCAACCGCAAGGCCCGCCCCGACGACTGGGAGACTGGTGTCATCCGCGCCGACCTCTCGGCGTCCGACTGGCCCGAGGGCCAGGTCTTTGCGGCCGAGGCCGAGAAAGACGGCAGGCCCGCCTACCGCGTGCTGGTCCCAGAGTATTACGGCGAGGGCTGTCTGGCCTGTCACGGCGAACCGAAAGGCGAAATCGACGTGACGGGCTACCCGAAGGAAGGCGGCAGGCTCGGCGATCTGGGTGGTGTCATAAGCATCAGTCTGTTTCGCTGA
- a CDS encoding ABC transporter substrate-binding protein: protein MNLTTRALLGATALSAAAAFAQAETLTIATVNNGDMIRMQGLTDDFTSKNPDIEVEWVTLEENVLRQRVTTDIATKGGQYDVMTIGTYEVPIWAKQGWLVSLNDLPAEYDIDDLLPAIRGGLTVDGELYAAPFYGESSMVMYRTDLMEAAGLEMPEAPTWDFIKEAAAAMTDKDNEIFGICLRGKAGWGENMAFLTAMSNSFGAKWFDMEWKPQFDSEAWANTLNFYLDLMNNYGPPGSSNNGFNENLALFQQGKCGMWIDATVAASFVTGADSTVADKVGFALAPDNGLGKRGNWLWAWSLAIPAGSQKIDAAKKFVAWATSKEYLELVASNEGWANVPPGTRTSLYENPEYAEVPFAKMTLDSINSADPTNPAVDEVPYVGVQFVAIPEFQGVATAVGQQFSAALAGQMSAEDALAAAQQLTEREMMKAGYIK, encoded by the coding sequence ATGAACCTGACGACGCGCGCCCTTCTGGGTGCAACCGCGCTCAGTGCTGCAGCGGCCTTCGCTCAGGCCGAGACGCTGACGATCGCAACCGTGAACAACGGCGACATGATCCGAATGCAGGGCCTGACGGATGATTTCACGTCAAAAAACCCCGACATCGAGGTCGAGTGGGTGACGCTTGAGGAAAACGTCCTGCGTCAGCGTGTGACGACCGACATCGCCACCAAGGGCGGCCAGTACGACGTCATGACGATCGGCACCTACGAGGTCCCGATCTGGGCCAAGCAAGGCTGGCTCGTGTCGCTCAACGACCTGCCCGCGGAATACGATATCGACGACCTGCTGCCAGCGATCCGGGGCGGTCTGACCGTGGACGGCGAGCTTTATGCCGCGCCGTTCTACGGTGAATCGTCGATGGTCATGTACCGGACCGACCTGATGGAAGCGGCCGGACTGGAGATGCCCGAGGCGCCGACCTGGGACTTCATCAAGGAAGCCGCAGCGGCAATGACCGACAAGGACAACGAAATCTTCGGCATTTGCCTGCGCGGCAAGGCCGGCTGGGGCGAGAACATGGCGTTCCTGACCGCGATGTCCAACTCGTTCGGCGCGAAGTGGTTCGACATGGAGTGGAAACCCCAGTTCGACTCCGAAGCCTGGGCCAACACGCTCAACTTCTATCTCGACCTGATGAACAACTACGGTCCTCCGGGCTCGTCGAACAACGGCTTCAACGAGAACCTCGCGCTCTTCCAGCAAGGCAAGTGCGGCATGTGGATCGACGCCACCGTGGCCGCGTCCTTCGTGACCGGGGCAGACTCGACCGTCGCCGACAAGGTCGGCTTCGCGCTCGCACCGGACAACGGGCTCGGCAAGCGCGGCAACTGGCTCTGGGCCTGGTCGCTGGCGATCCCTGCGGGTTCGCAGAAGATCGATGCGGCCAAGAAGTTCGTCGCGTGGGCAACGTCCAAGGAATACCTCGAACTCGTCGCTTCGAACGAAGGTTGGGCCAACGTCCCGCCGGGCACGCGTACCTCGCTCTACGAGAACCCCGAATATGCCGAAGTGCCGTTCGCCAAGATGACGCTCGACTCGATCAATTCGGCCGATCCGACCAACCCTGCGGTCGACGAGGTGCCCTATGTCGGCGTCCAGTTCGTCGCGATCCCGGAGTTCCAGGGCGTCGCCACGGCTGTCGGCCAGCAGTTCTCGGCCGCGCTCGCAGGCCAGATGTCGGCCGAAGACGCGCTGGCTGCGGCCCAGCAGCTGACCGAGCGTGAAATGATGAAGGCCGGCTACATCAAGTAA
- a CDS encoding HAD family hydrolase — MSVELVIFDCDGVLADSEVISAHVLIEELAREGIAIDFGYVRRHFLGRSFPTVAKMIREDLDRPLPADFEMRYRNRLLKRFETELRPTSGVVEVLDALNVAACVATSSSPERVSRTLELLGLAARFGPDVFTASEVRHGKPAPDLFLHAARRMGVPPARTLVIEDSAPGLTAAGAAGMAALAYTGGEHLQGQAPDAPFPVRFFDNWADFPHLFEELCQGSDAT; from the coding sequence GTGAGCGTGGAACTCGTCATCTTCGATTGCGACGGCGTGCTTGCCGACAGCGAGGTCATCTCGGCGCATGTCCTGATCGAGGAGCTGGCGCGCGAGGGGATCGCGATCGATTTCGGCTATGTGCGCCGACACTTTCTGGGCCGCAGCTTTCCGACGGTGGCCAAGATGATCCGCGAAGATCTGGACCGGCCGCTGCCCGCAGATTTCGAGATGCGGTATCGCAACCGGCTTCTCAAACGGTTCGAGACGGAGCTCCGCCCCACGAGCGGCGTCGTCGAGGTTCTCGACGCGCTAAACGTCGCTGCCTGTGTCGCGACCTCGTCGAGCCCCGAGCGGGTCTCGCGGACGCTCGAGTTGCTCGGCCTCGCCGCGCGGTTCGGCCCCGACGTATTCACGGCGAGCGAGGTCCGCCACGGCAAGCCGGCGCCCGATCTCTTCCTGCATGCCGCGCGCCGGATGGGCGTGCCGCCCGCCCGCACATTGGTGATCGAAGACAGCGCGCCGGGGCTTACCGCCGCCGGCGCCGCAGGCATGGCCGCCTTGGCCTATACGGGCGGCGAGCACCTGCAGGGTCAGGCGCCCGATGCACCCTTTCCGGTACGATTCTTTGACAATTGGGCCGATTTCCCGCACCTCTTTGAAGAACTCTGCCAAGGATCGGACGCAACGTGA
- a CDS encoding MarR family winged helix-turn-helix transcriptional regulator — translation MSRQMDRAAFAISQWAREMPDLDTKAMEIIGRMSELWLVIDRDHLSPVMAEFGLHGGEFDVLAALRRSGAPYELTPTQLYEVTMLSSGGMTARLDRLEKAGLVERRPNPEDRRGTLVALTDKGRDLIERALPAHAANETRILSPLTREEQDQLSALMKKLLAGLGPPE, via the coding sequence ATGTCAAGACAAATGGATCGAGCCGCCTTCGCGATTTCGCAATGGGCGCGCGAAATGCCCGACCTCGACACGAAGGCGATGGAAATCATCGGGCGAATGTCGGAGCTGTGGCTGGTGATAGACCGCGACCATCTCTCGCCCGTAATGGCCGAATTCGGCCTTCACGGCGGAGAGTTCGACGTCCTGGCCGCCCTCCGCCGCTCGGGCGCGCCTTACGAACTGACGCCCACCCAGCTCTACGAGGTCACGATGCTGTCCTCGGGCGGCATGACGGCGCGGCTCGACCGGTTGGAGAAGGCGGGACTTGTCGAACGCCGCCCCAATCCGGAGGACCGGCGTGGCACGCTCGTGGCGCTGACGGACAAGGGACGCGACCTCATAGAACGCGCCCTGCCCGCCCATGCGGCAAACGAGACGCGCATTCTTTCGCCGCTGACCCGCGAGGAGCAGGACCAGCTCAGCGCACTGATGAAGAAGCTCCTCGCCGGCCTCGGACCGCCGGAGTGA
- a CDS encoding hybrid sensor histidine kinase/response regulator, producing the protein MARVSILARLVFLSVVLLAFLVATNAFLSSRLSRNADAISEGATAIGVLTRANAASTHFGELKYWLSDLSVSLLMRSEQNALAAREALEAELTALEPVAPDHVATIRTEIEGLLEQSFLAVDAYTEDQRVLGNSLVAKGQAHIRSVDAELGALVAELQAEAVAKSDAAYSEAARAVRLSTAIVIAAGLVGLLLTLLIVGSITSPLRRLLTAMREITDGNLAAELPRPGHDEIGAMTRTLGLFRDSLVERERLASARAEADREVKRLQVQLTEAIEAISEGFALFDAEDRLVICNQRYKDMYAKIGFDIRPGCSFADIAEHVAKSDIIAGGAEGWAENRIRRHRHPEGPFEQKRGDGTWMKINERPTEAGGIVGVFTDITEMKERESKLQELVESLAEARDVALKATTAKSQFLANMSHEIRTPMNGVIGMSNLLMDTDLSPEQQDFARTINESAESLLTVINDILDYSKVEAGKLELERIPFNLRDCVEGALDLVAMAAARKGLDLAYYIEPDVPETIVSDVTRLRQVLLNLINNAIKFTEKGEVVLTVAPDVERAPEGECRLLFTVRDTGIGIPADRKDRLFQSFSQVDATTTRRYGGTGLGLAISQRLVGLMGGRIWVESAPGEGTTFHFTLTAPVGNAIGTINLNEARPDLEGKRVLIVDDNETNRVLLSRQTTSWAMEPEAVGEPEEALRMVAGGEKFDVAILDMHMPGLDGIDLAQKLRGVAAGKSIPLILLSSLGQSNDHSPEELSKADFAEVLAKPVKPSPLLNALVSLFAGKPIRVIDRVQRKKPAFDETLAERLPLRILLADDHATNQKLGRMILKRLGYKSDVAGNGREVVEAVARQPYDVVLMDIEMPEMDGMEATRRIIAEHPEDERPNIIAVTANAMDGDRERFIEAGMCGYVSKPIRVEALVEALQSCTRGKLKEAPKMSDANPAAFDPAALETLLDTIGGDREALGELIESFLEEGPDLISRIEGAVRDGDADGLRRAAHTMKSSAADFGALELSRLCREIEAMGREGDVAGAAALSDRAAVAFGKARDGLRRTLAG; encoded by the coding sequence ATGGCTAGGGTCTCGATCCTCGCGCGGCTGGTCTTCCTGTCCGTCGTGTTGCTGGCGTTCCTCGTTGCGACAAACGCGTTTCTGTCATCGCGCCTGTCGCGAAATGCCGACGCAATATCCGAGGGCGCGACGGCGATCGGTGTTCTGACCCGCGCCAACGCGGCGAGCACCCATTTCGGCGAGTTGAAGTACTGGCTGTCGGACTTGTCCGTGAGCCTTCTCATGCGGTCGGAGCAGAACGCGCTCGCCGCGCGCGAGGCTCTGGAGGCGGAACTCACCGCACTCGAACCGGTCGCGCCCGATCATGTCGCGACAATCCGTACCGAGATCGAGGGGCTTCTGGAGCAGTCTTTCCTCGCGGTCGATGCCTATACCGAGGATCAGCGGGTTCTCGGCAATTCGCTGGTCGCCAAGGGCCAGGCACATATCCGCAGCGTCGATGCCGAGCTTGGCGCGCTGGTGGCCGAGCTCCAGGCCGAGGCCGTCGCCAAGAGCGATGCCGCATATTCCGAAGCCGCGCGGGCGGTCAGGCTTTCAACCGCGATCGTCATCGCGGCGGGGCTCGTTGGCCTCCTGCTCACGCTCCTGATCGTCGGCTCTATCACCTCGCCCCTCAGGCGGCTGCTGACCGCGATGAGGGAGATCACAGATGGCAACCTCGCCGCCGAACTGCCGAGACCCGGCCACGATGAAATCGGCGCGATGACGCGGACGCTCGGCCTCTTCCGTGACAGTCTTGTCGAACGCGAACGCCTGGCGTCGGCCCGCGCGGAGGCGGACCGCGAGGTCAAGCGGCTCCAGGTCCAGCTGACCGAGGCGATCGAGGCGATCAGCGAGGGCTTCGCGCTTTTCGATGCCGAGGACCGACTGGTCATCTGCAACCAGCGCTACAAGGACATGTACGCGAAGATCGGCTTCGACATCCGTCCCGGATGCAGCTTTGCCGACATCGCGGAGCACGTGGCGAAGTCGGATATCATAGCGGGCGGCGCAGAGGGATGGGCCGAGAACCGCATCCGCCGGCACCGCCACCCCGAGGGCCCGTTCGAGCAGAAGCGCGGCGACGGCACGTGGATGAAGATCAACGAGCGGCCGACCGAAGCCGGCGGCATCGTCGGCGTCTTCACCGACATCACTGAGATGAAGGAGCGCGAGTCGAAGCTGCAGGAACTCGTGGAAAGCCTCGCCGAGGCGCGCGATGTCGCGCTGAAGGCGACGACCGCGAAAAGCCAGTTCCTCGCCAATATGAGCCACGAGATCAGGACCCCGATGAACGGCGTCATCGGGATGAGCAATCTTCTGATGGACACCGATCTTTCCCCCGAGCAGCAGGACTTCGCCCGCACCATCAATGAAAGCGCCGAAAGCCTGCTGACCGTGATCAACGACATCCTCGACTATTCCAAGGTCGAGGCGGGCAAGCTGGAGCTTGAGCGGATTCCCTTCAACCTCCGCGACTGCGTCGAAGGGGCGCTTGACCTCGTCGCGATGGCGGCGGCGCGGAAAGGGCTGGACCTCGCCTATTACATCGAGCCGGACGTGCCCGAAACGATCGTGTCGGACGTCACGCGGCTCCGGCAGGTGCTCCTGAACCTTATCAACAACGCGATCAAGTTCACCGAGAAGGGGGAGGTCGTGCTGACCGTCGCGCCCGACGTGGAGCGCGCGCCCGAAGGCGAGTGCCGCTTGCTCTTCACCGTCCGCGACACCGGGATCGGCATTCCCGCCGATCGCAAGGACCGGCTTTTCCAATCCTTCAGCCAGGTCGATGCGACCACGACACGGCGCTACGGCGGCACCGGCCTCGGCCTCGCGATCAGCCAGCGGCTCGTGGGTCTCATGGGCGGACGGATCTGGGTCGAGAGCGCGCCGGGCGAGGGCACGACGTTCCATTTCACGCTCACCGCGCCCGTGGGAAACGCGATCGGCACGATCAACCTCAATGAGGCGCGGCCCGATCTCGAAGGCAAGCGCGTGCTGATCGTCGACGACAACGAGACGAACCGGGTGCTCCTCTCGCGCCAGACCACCAGCTGGGCGATGGAACCGGAGGCCGTAGGGGAGCCGGAAGAGGCGCTTCGGATGGTGGCCGGTGGCGAGAAGTTCGACGTCGCGATCCTCGACATGCACATGCCTGGCCTGGACGGGATCGACCTGGCACAGAAGCTTCGCGGCGTTGCGGCGGGAAAGAGCATTCCCTTGATACTGCTGTCCTCGCTCGGCCAGTCGAACGACCACAGCCCCGAAGAGCTGTCCAAGGCTGATTTCGCCGAAGTTCTCGCCAAGCCCGTCAAGCCCTCGCCGCTTCTGAACGCGCTCGTCAGCCTCTTCGCCGGTAAGCCGATCCGGGTCATCGACCGGGTACAGCGCAAGAAGCCCGCCTTCGACGAGACCCTGGCGGAGCGGCTGCCGCTGCGCATCCTTCTGGCTGACGACCACGCGACGAACCAGAAGCTCGGCCGGATGATCCTGAAGCGGCTCGGATACAAATCCGACGTCGCGGGCAATGGCCGCGAAGTGGTCGAAGCCGTGGCGCGCCAACCCTACGACGTCGTGCTCATGGATATCGAGATGCCCGAGATGGACGGCATGGAGGCCACGCGCCGGATCATCGCCGAGCATCCCGAGGACGAGCGCCCGAACATCATCGCCGTCACGGCGAATGCCATGGACGGCGACCGAGAACGATTCATCGAGGCGGGAATGTGCGGTTATGTCAGCAAGCCGATCCGCGTCGAGGCCCTGGTCGAGGCGCTGCAATCCTGCACGCGCGGGAAGCTAAAGGAGGCACCGAAAATGTCCGATGCAAACCCCGCCGCGTTCGATCCCGCGGCGCTCGAAACTCTTCTCGACACCATCGGCGGTGACCGCGAGGCGCTGGGCGAGCTGATCGAGAGCTTTCTGGAGGAGGGCCCTGACCTTATCTCAAGGATCGAAGGCGCGGTGCGCGACGGTGACGCGGACGGCCTTCGCCGTGCCGCCCACACTATGAAGTCGAGCGCCGCCGATTTCGGCGCGCTGGAACTGTCGCGGCTCTGCCGCGAGATCGAGGCGATGGGGCGCGAAGGCGATGTCGCCGGTGCGGCGGCCCTGTCCGACCGCGCGGCCGTGGCGTTCGGCAAGGCCCGGGACGGGCTGCGCCGGACACTGGCGGGCTGA
- a CDS encoding response regulator, giving the protein MTERHGRVLVVDDHKTNRMKLALAVQNLGHEVETVASGAECLASLRRDRFDIVLLDIVMPEMDGFQVLAAIKADPKLRDIPVIVISSLEEMEDAVRAIQLGADDFLTKAFNPVLLKARVDAGIERKRLRDKELEYLHQVERLAAASGIVEGKDFDPARLGLDDIARRDDQLGNLARVFLQMAGEVYRREQNLRQQISLLKGGFLLLLLGATWGLIPSLSRIIMLDGLHPLGVAFWTLSLSAALMIVTSLLTGRYPQASWPPIRHYLILGLIGGVLPQIFLFWAAESVPAMIIAIILAAESFIVFVLAASMGLEAPSLKRFIGLSLGLACVALIMVPGSEESGVAGWIWILVTLAVPLCYALEDIVIAALPDSEADSLGAATGITIAGALILAPATFATGAFISPAEAIAGFGWAFLLIAALSAFSTVLLIYTIRTTGAVFASQAGYSITAGGILWSVLLLNEQMTIWVWAALACLVSGLALVMPKQIDHEDDLDQRAAPAQIAGSTGGPGPTAP; this is encoded by the coding sequence ATGACGGAGAGACATGGTCGCGTGCTTGTGGTCGACGACCACAAGACCAACCGAATGAAACTCGCACTGGCGGTGCAGAACCTCGGCCACGAGGTCGAGACCGTCGCGAGCGGGGCGGAATGCCTCGCGTCGCTAAGGCGCGACCGCTTCGACATCGTCCTTCTCGACATCGTCATGCCCGAGATGGACGGGTTCCAAGTCCTCGCGGCGATCAAGGCTGATCCCAAACTGCGCGATATCCCGGTGATCGTCATCTCGTCGCTGGAAGAAATGGAGGATGCGGTCCGCGCGATCCAGCTCGGGGCGGACGACTTTCTCACCAAGGCGTTTAACCCGGTCCTCCTGAAGGCCCGCGTCGATGCGGGAATTGAGCGCAAGCGGCTCAGGGACAAGGAGCTCGAATACCTGCACCAGGTGGAACGGCTCGCCGCCGCCTCGGGCATCGTCGAGGGCAAGGATTTCGACCCCGCGCGGCTCGGCCTCGACGACATCGCCCGGCGCGACGACCAACTCGGCAACCTCGCGCGGGTCTTCCTCCAGATGGCGGGCGAGGTTTACCGGCGCGAACAGAACCTGCGCCAGCAGATCAGCCTTCTGAAAGGCGGGTTCCTGCTTCTGCTCCTCGGCGCGACCTGGGGGCTGATCCCGTCCTTGTCGCGGATCATCATGCTCGACGGGCTCCACCCGCTCGGCGTCGCGTTCTGGACGCTCAGCCTCAGCGCCGCTCTGATGATCGTGACGTCCCTCCTGACCGGGCGCTATCCGCAGGCCTCCTGGCCGCCGATTCGGCACTACCTGATCCTCGGCCTCATCGGCGGGGTACTGCCGCAGATCTTCCTGTTCTGGGCGGCGGAAAGCGTGCCGGCGATGATTATCGCCATCATCCTCGCGGCCGAGAGCTTCATCGTCTTCGTCCTCGCCGCCTCGATGGGCCTCGAGGCGCCGAGTCTCAAGCGCTTCATCGGCCTCAGCCTCGGCCTCGCCTGCGTCGCGCTGATCATGGTGCCGGGAAGCGAAGAGAGCGGCGTGGCCGGATGGATCTGGATCCTCGTCACGCTTGCCGTGCCCCTCTGCTACGCGCTTGAGGATATCGTCATCGCGGCGCTGCCGGATTCGGAGGCGGACTCCCTCGGCGCCGCGACCGGCATAACCATCGCCGGGGCGCTCATCCTTGCGCCGGCCACTTTCGCGACCGGCGCCTTCATTTCGCCGGCCGAGGCGATCGCGGGATTTGGCTGGGCGTTCCTCCTGATCGCCGCGCTCAGCGCCTTCTCGACCGTGCTCCTGATTTACACGATCAGAACTACCGGCGCGGTCTTCGCCAGCCAGGCCGGTTATTCGATCACCGCAGGCGGCATCCTGTGGAGCGTCTTGCTCCTGAACGAACAGATGACGATCTGGGTCTGGGCGGCGCTTGCCTGCCTCGTTTCGGGCCTCGCGCTGGTGATGCCCAAGCAGATCGATCACGAGGACGATTTGGACCAGCGCGCGGCGCCGGCGCAAATTGCGGGGTCCACGGGCGGACCGGGTCCAACGGCGCCCTGA
- a CDS encoding DMT family transporter — protein sequence MADATNCAGALPCASGPGLAAPFLLVSVGSLIATAVMLSKLAAAAGAPMLGYLGAVWFGAAGLLFLPLVFGRGPLGVAGTLHYGLGAGFLMIVPSAMGYLAVAHVGAGYISLTFAFPVLLTWLIARGLRMDGARPGQGAGVLAGLAGGVLLASAKLAGAGGPGGSVYWVMLATAIPVTLALGNIFRTRYWPAGARPLPLAAFSVLAGALMVLPFAALTEGGRLSLLWQSPELAGLTAAGAAVVAAQYVLQFRLQALAGPVYMSQIGGVAAMTGAVIAVVALGETLPPMFWPAALMIAAGTVLFHNAAAKRRR from the coding sequence ATGGCGGATGCCACGAACTGCGCAGGCGCGCTGCCCTGCGCGAGCGGTCCCGGTCTGGCCGCGCCCTTTCTGCTCGTCTCCGTCGGATCGCTCATCGCGACCGCGGTCATGCTGTCAAAGCTCGCGGCCGCAGCAGGCGCGCCGATGCTCGGCTATCTCGGCGCGGTCTGGTTCGGGGCGGCGGGCCTCCTCTTCCTGCCGCTCGTCTTCGGGCGAGGTCCGCTGGGCGTCGCGGGCACACTGCACTACGGCCTCGGCGCGGGTTTCCTGATGATCGTGCCGAGCGCGATGGGCTACCTCGCCGTCGCCCATGTCGGTGCGGGATACATCTCGCTCACCTTCGCCTTCCCGGTGCTGCTCACCTGGCTCATCGCAAGAGGCTTGCGCATGGACGGGGCGCGGCCGGGGCAGGGCGCAGGCGTCCTCGCGGGGCTTGCGGGTGGCGTCCTTCTGGCGTCGGCCAAGCTCGCCGGGGCTGGCGGTCCGGGCGGGAGCGTCTACTGGGTCATGCTCGCCACGGCCATTCCGGTGACGCTCGCGCTCGGCAACATCTTCCGCACGCGCTACTGGCCCGCAGGCGCCCGGCCGTTGCCGCTGGCCGCGTTCTCGGTCCTCGCGGGCGCGCTGATGGTGCTTCCCTTCGCCGCCTTGACCGAGGGTGGGCGCCTGTCTCTTCTGTGGCAGTCGCCCGAACTCGCCGGCCTGACCGCTGCCGGTGCAGCCGTGGTCGCGGCGCAATACGTCCTGCAATTCCGCCTCCAGGCTCTGGCCGGCCCGGTTTACATGAGCCAGATCGGCGGCGTCGCGGCCATGACGGGCGCGGTTATTGCAGTGGTGGCCCTGGGCGAGACGCTTCCACCCATGTTCTGGCCCGCCGCTCTCATGATCGCCGCCGGGACCGTGCTTTTTCACAACGCGGCCGCGAAGCGCCGCCGCTGA
- a CDS encoding sugar-binding transcriptional regulator, whose amino-acid sequence MTVGRFTPETTRLDDAARAGWLYYVAGNTQDEIAKKLGVSRQTAQRLVAMAVSERLVKVRIDHPIGRCMDLSGALTAAYDLKFCEVVPSDPGAPGLLTGVAIAAAAELERVLKSDEPKIIALGTGRALKATVDQLPRMACPQHSIVSLLGNMMQDGSATPYNATIAMAERVGAKHYPYPLPVLARDEDELRVLLSQQAVRNTIALGQQADLTLVGIGQMNRTAPLVVDGFVPENEIDSLVAAGAAGEITSWVYDQDGHIIDCAFNARVASVPLPKAVERRVIAVAVGEAKVTAFTAALRGRLVNGLITNEATAELLLAER is encoded by the coding sequence GTGACCGTCGGACGCTTCACACCGGAGACCACTCGGCTCGACGATGCCGCGCGCGCCGGATGGCTCTACTACGTTGCGGGCAACACCCAGGACGAGATCGCGAAGAAGCTTGGCGTCTCGCGCCAGACGGCGCAGCGGCTCGTGGCGATGGCGGTCAGCGAGCGGCTGGTCAAGGTGCGAATCGATCACCCGATCGGACGCTGCATGGATCTCTCCGGGGCGCTCACCGCAGCCTACGACCTGAAATTCTGCGAAGTCGTGCCCTCCGATCCCGGAGCGCCGGGGCTGCTGACCGGCGTGGCGATCGCAGCGGCCGCGGAGCTTGAGCGCGTTCTAAAATCCGACGAGCCGAAGATCATCGCGCTCGGCACCGGTCGAGCGCTTAAGGCCACGGTGGATCAACTGCCGCGCATGGCGTGCCCGCAGCACAGCATCGTCTCGCTTCTGGGCAACATGATGCAGGACGGGTCTGCGACGCCCTACAACGCCACTATCGCCATGGCCGAACGGGTCGGCGCGAAGCACTATCCCTACCCATTGCCGGTGCTCGCGCGCGACGAAGACGAGCTGAGGGTCCTTCTTTCGCAACAGGCAGTCCGTAACACGATCGCGCTTGGCCAGCAGGCGGACCTGACGCTTGTCGGCATCGGCCAGATGAACCGCACCGCGCCGCTTGTCGTGGACGGGTTCGTGCCGGAGAACGAGATAGATTCACTCGTCGCCGCCGGCGCCGCCGGCGAGATCACAAGTTGGGTCTATGACCAGGACGGCCACATCATCGACTGCGCCTTCAACGCGCGCGTGGCCTCGGTTCCGCTGCCCAAGGCGGTCGAGCGGCGCGTGATCGCGGTGGCGGTCGGTGAGGCGAAGGTAACCGCGTTCACGGCGGCATTGCGCGGCAGACTGGTCAATGGCCTAATCACCAATGAGGCGACGGCAGAGTTGCTTCTCGCCGAACGCTGA